TCTGGCTAGAAAGATTTTTCTTAGTAGAGTTAAGAATTTTGTTAATGTTTTTTACATGATGAAATACAAAATGTTAACATATATCATTGGATCAATCATGAagctttttttttaactaaatgtaGTGTATCTATCAGGATTTTGTCCTCATCAAAAATCAATTTTCCATTTTGAAGGAATCTCCAAAATATACAAGATCCACAATTGAGCATAAAGTTCCAATAGCACACTGATCAGTATTCATGAGTAAACAATAATTCTAAAAGCACCTTAGCATGTTGAACCAGCAGCAATCCTAGAAGGTACTTGGCAGTTAAATTAATAGTCCATTCACTACATACTATTCCTATTATTCAACAGTGTATATGAGAAAGAGGTTTTCCTCCCTTTCTTGGATTTGGCATGAACAAGGAGAGAAACACAACTATGCACTTCACATTACCATTAGTCTTATTTAATATTAGATGATGGGTAGGCTCCCCTTTCAATGTACCTCCCTTTTAACCCACATATTTGCATATTCAATTTTGGCTGGATGGCAAAGGGTGCCATTATAATGAGTAGGATTCCCAATACACCTTCTACCACATTCTATGCAATAATCTATATTCTTTTACACCTCCAACTTTGATATGTATTGCTACTCTATCACACCAGTAGATTATGTTGGCTTGCATGCAATGATCTTTAAAGCCACGACCGGTAGATAATCCCATATTTAAGCAATGACCAACTCTATCATAGTAATGATTGGCATGATCTTAATTTTTAACAGATGGACAGAAGTTGGATGCATCACACCAATAGATTTAGGTTAACAAAATATGTTAAAGGGGTTAGCTAGTTGTGACAAGATATATGTGACAGAAATGAGAAAATATTTGCATTGCTATTTAGTTTTGCAACAAAATAGAGGGAcgcaaaaaaaatcatttatgccAAGCCTTTGCTTTTGCGACGAGATATATGGACGGAAATGTAAAGCTATTTGCGGCTCTGGTGTGTTTTTGTGACAATATAGATAGACgcaaaaaataatcaatttacGACAAGCAAGTATAtttgaaactatatatatatatgacagaaATAAGTTTATTTACGactattttgtttttgtaacaCTGGTGTTCGGTCGCTAATATGACATTTTCCTACCATTGGTTTATCTTTTGCAtccaagttattatattttaacgtCTACAAATATCGTcgcaaaagaattatttttgtgttgatAATTCATTTTGATAGGAAAAACTTTTGGGGACTCAGTAGTACCAACCACCTTACGTCAATTTTCAAGCGACgctaaaaaataatcacaacttatttttttattttcatgacAATATTAGGTGACgcaaaaagttatttttcttatagtatataattatacaaatatactagtatatataatcaatatataaataatacatatttttataacatatgtataATATCGGAGTCGGAATATAATGTTAGAGTCAGATCAAAGTAGAGTCAGAGTCAGTTAGACAACACCTCTTACTCCAACTCCaactagaaaattaaaaaaagaaaaaaaaatccattgaatTCAGGGtcggattttcagatttttctcaGCCCTAACGAAAAAGCAAATAGAGGGATCCATTTCTAAATAGCTCATAGTACTATAGGATGTTGTAGTACAAGAAACTCATCGTAAGTTGGCCATATATAGCACTGGATGTTAGACTAAAAATACCTAATATATAAACACACAattccttttaaaattattttcataatcatattttaagatgaggtttttataaaataacttataaaataattataaaaatataaaaatagcagtgttcataattttttattttataattttcagccATGAAACATCATGGTCACTTTCTACACTCTTGTTATCTAGCCATCCATCCCTCAATGCATTGAGAAAACAGCGGATGGATTAATTGCAAGGATGACTAGCTATCACGTATAAGATGCTAATTCTAAATATTGACGATTGAGGAAAAAGGGTTtcttaattaaattcataaacttGAGTTTCAATTTCTCATGCCATTCCGGTATACATTCATGAAAGAATGTTTAGAGATACATGCAAAGGGAGAGGGACGGTAGGAAGGATATGTTAAACACAAGTGGGTAAAGAGTTTCTATTAGCACCAATTCGTGGATGTACATTcagaatttgaattatatttgcaaTTCATCCCATTTCATTCACAATGATTGGATACTGCATAGACAAATTATCTACTTTCGACGAATCCAAAATAATAAAGGAGTAACTATATATTACAAAGGAATTGGGTGATTGCATGACTGATTTGGAAATTAAAGTCTTATTTGATTATACAGTTCAGataagattaaataaaatattttgaatagtagtgaaatttttttaaataagataaaatgagataatttataaaaaaatatatgtttggatagtgataagatgaaattagatagttttaagtttttaagATTTGATAGAGAGACGAGTCCTCCTGTCTTTTTGACACTTGAGATGTGTATTTGTTACTATTTGTTACTATTTGTGTTAGGATGAGTTTGAAAATTTATAGATGAAATGATTTGACTTTTTGGGATGTGATGAATAGGTGGGTGCCACTTGACTTTTCGGCACTTGAAGTTATGCCAAAACTACTCATCCGTACAAACCCAAGTAAGATGATAGGGCCTAAGAGATTTCTTGTAATCACGGTTGACAATGTCTGCTAATGACACTACTACATGCAAGGATGGTTGAAGTTTGTGAAGTGTACATACAATTCATGCAAGTGTGCAGGTTtaactcaaaaattttattttaaatttacaatttttatattattattataactttttaaaatttttacataaaatataataaataattcaacttttttaaatctcaatacaattttttttaaatcccaaataataacatttaaaagtaatattttaaactttcatctcaattcaaaattttcatctctacttctaaaataatattttaaactttcatctcaactcaaaataatattttaaacattattCTCATACTCTCGACTTCAATTTCAAtgaaggtttgaaagatgttgataaGTTCATCAAAGgccaaaatattatgaagtatATGAAATCTTGTGGTAATATGTTATGTTTGGCTGTTCTTATCTGATAGAATTCGATATATATTGCCAAGAGCTTTGGAATCAATTGGCAACACCTTAATTTCCCATTAGGAGAACTAAGGATCGAATCCCCCATCAACCAcgtatttaaaggaaaaaaaaaaaaaaaaaaagaattcgaTATATACTACACTGGAATAAATTCAAGAGGAACATGGACATTTTTATCATAGCATGTATAAAGACAGGAGGAGTTGATAAAGATAAATCTAACTATGATATTATTTGTGTTGTGAGTCTTGACCCCCAATATAAATTTGTGTTTGTAGAACTTTAAATTAGGATTATCATTGACAATGAAATGGCTAAAGAGATTACTACTGCAAGTCTACAACCCTATAGAATGACATTAACAACTTATATCGACATTATAGTGTCATTGGTGGGTCTTCAAGCATACTTACGAGCCTCCTGAAGTATTATGTTACTAGTTCTGCTGTTACTCGACTATATGAATTTATCGCTTAAATAGACTACTAGACTTTGTActatcatgttatattaattataaaaataataataaaataataaaaaaacaaaaaaacataacatagaactcattttcaaatcttattatCACTATTATTACTTTGTTATCTTGATAGTAAGCATCTGCAGAATGATTTACTGTTTACAAAAGTTATCAAGTCCCTTAACAGAACTTCAAAATGTACCATTCAATTCATTACCAAACAGTATTGCTGTCGGAAATTTCGATCAATCTCCCTTATTTCTAAAATCATAATTTCATTTCACCTAAGAAATATCACAACTCACAATTAACAGTCCTTGGTTTATAATCATTGGAGAAATGGATCCAAAGAGAATATACCTTGATTGAGAAAAGTTACATGAgctttatgttttgtttttttgtttttaatatgaACTGGCACTGCAAGTacgtagcattttccttttataaaccaactatattatttaaaaaagaattgaaaatcagctgaagtttgaaaaaagaaaaaaaaaaaaagaagcacataaaaatccattgttaaaatacatataatctaaaagaacaaataaacctttatttttaagaaataataaaaatgttaaTATTCTAAGAAATCCAAAGAAACACATTTAGAtatggtttggatagtgagttaatatgagttaagatgaaagctgaaaattgaattaaatattattagaatattattttttgatattactattatttatgaatttaaaaaaattgacttgtttattatattgtgtaaaaatttgataaaatcgtaatgattaaatgaaatgaattgagatcAACTCTGAATCCAAGTGAGCCTAAAGATCTTTtgaaatacaaatagaaaaatatttatttgttttttttattattttctaatgttTATGCTAAATGTGCATTCTTTAAAATATGCCTTATAATTGGCTATTACGTAGTACATAAGTGTTTTTTTCATCAATAGATTAGGGCTTGCTTAGAAATAGAGTTCattccaaaattttcatcttatctcattctatctcctttttaaatatcatttaaatacaaatttttcgaaccaatcattacaaaattcctaaaatttcaaataaaatataaaaaataattctaactttttcaaattttcgaacaaaaataatattataaaactatattttaacaatattctacctttataatcttttttattcaactttttctcttccattttcCAAAATCCAAAAACCACTCAACTCAAATtaacttactactattcacaaattattttactttctaTTTAGAAAATTCTGGTCTTACTCTCTAAACGAGCCCTTAACTGAACTTGAGGATAGAATAaacatcatttttcatttcCCAGGACGACAACAAAGGGAGAAAGAGAAGaattattgattaaaaagtaaagaaCCCTACAAAAAGAGCAAAACACCATCCCACAATCTCCTAATCGAAGGGCTCATTCTTGAAAGCGGCTCAAAAGTTCTCCATGACGACCTCCTAAAGCCCCTCCACCAACTCTCAATGGGACTTCCATCTTCTTACATCCAGGTTTTACACAGTTTCCTCATAGAAAACCTTGACAACAAGTCTGCACTGGTACTCGTAGAGGGAAGTGGACTCGATTCCCACCTTCACGCTTAAAATATCCTGACCCCTTTATAACCTAATTTTCCCGCTGGTTGTACTTTGTATttgccattaaaaaaataaaaataaaaaataaaaagaaaagaggaagaagaagaagaagaagacatgaGAAGAACAAGCTACgccattatttttctttccagtGACTGGCTGAAGGATCAGAAGTTAAATCCAAAGGTAGAGTCGATCGAAACAATGCTGCAAACTAAGGAACAGTCATAAGAGACTAATTCACTGCGTATATCTTGTATAATTGAAGACAGACGTTAAGAAGATTAAGGGGAACCTTGAAAGCATCCTCATCAGAAAGGCTACCAGGTCCACATAGGGAAGAATAAAGCTGGGGTTAACACCAAACAGTGATGCTCTTATTTCTTCTTGTATTGACAaaaaaacaccaaaatcagatGGAGAATAGAACGGGAAGTTTAATATAGAGTCCTTTATGCAGAGTCCAATCTCTGTTATTCTGCAGTATAGCAGGTACGCTGGTTTATACAGGAATCAGATCAGATTCATCTGTCCATGAACGTCCTTGACCTCTCCATGGCTGTATGGTACCACatatacatgtttttttttttttttttcaaattgtacGTTGGTAACCGGATGAATTTCAAAGCGTCAAGGTGATGTGGAGTTATTCCCCTTAGAAAAAGATCGAGATAAAGGTTCTGAATATGGCTCTATTAGAGACGTCACGACAAAGTCTTCGTCGTCAACTCAGTGCAAATCTCAAATCCTATAGTAAGACATACTTCAAAGATGACTACAAATTgcctttgtgaagtcagtagtAGATGAACTACCACCAAGGTCAGCTGTTCGGTACTTCCCTTCTGCAATTGTGTTGAGGATAGCATTTTGGATCTGGTCAGCTTTGTCATGGAGATTGAGATGGTGCAGCATTGAGACACCACTCAGCAGCAAAGCAGTTGGATTCGCCAAATTCTATATAAACTCAaccacaacattttttttttatatataagtaaacagTAAACCAACCACAACAAATATAACTAGGTTTCACACATTTTGTTTCATAGGAAGTATGCTTAAAGAAACAAAGTTACAAGTTTGGAAGCACAAGGGATGTTTTAGAGGGAGGAAGAAAGAAGGTGGGGAAAAAGAACCAAAAGGAAGCAATTAACAAAAGGAGaaagttgcaagaaaaattGTAGTCTATAATCCTCTCCTAAAACCATCTTCTCTAGGCCTTGTGTCATTAATTGCTGGCACTTTGAAGAAGTGCCATGGTAAAAAGATTCAGATACAGCTTGTCTAAAAGGCTAACTAATAATGTAACACCTCGTACTAGTGTCCCATATCACAGATGgtctagaataaaaataataacagtTTTCAAGTGATTTCCCTGACACAAAATCCCAACTGGATCTGTATAAGATCAAGAGAGGtcttagtattactaatattattattagtagaaTGGGCATCAAAGTGGAATAGTCTGCCACGACTTTTGACTGCTTTAGAAGCCTGTTCAGGTTCTATTCTCTCAAACAAATCATCCTGAAAATTCTACCATTTCTTATTCTAAGGATATGTGATTCTACCATCTCTTCATGATCAATCAGTACCTACACTAGCCACATGACTAACAGagctttccttccttttttcatCTTAATCAGTGAAATAACAAGGTCCCAGAAAACCTAATTGTGTCTTTTATGGTAATATAGGATGAACACAAACTGCATAATGTCTTGAACCTAGGATAACCTATAGGAAACTTATGTTTCATGCTAATCCTCCGAGGCaaggcccaaaaaaaaaagtttaatatcaGGAGGACAGGAGAAAGGGGAAGATCTAGCATGATTTTTAAAACGAGAAGGCACGTAAATGGCTATACATGATTACATACCAAgaaactatggaaaacacaaaaatcataaATCACTTTGAGGTCTAACCTTTCCAGCAATATCAGGTGCTGAACCATGTACAGCTTCAGCAAGGGCAATTCCTCCCTCACCAATATTACAGCTGCAAATTAAGTCATAATGTCAGATGATCTAGTCATAGATGATTGGAGATGTCTACAAGAACACACAAACCTTGGTGTTAAGCCTAATCCCCCTACCAACCCAGCACAAAGGTCACTGATAATGTCACCATATAGATTAGGCATCACCAATACATCAAAAAGAGCTGGATTCTTCACAAGCTGTGCATTTAAAAACCAGAGGTCAGTGCATAAAGTTGCATGCTGGAAGAAATGCAATTTCACAGCATGCCTTAAAAGTTaaaatggttttatttattaagatAGGCCATTGCAAGAAAGGAAACCCATATGCACACGCATCAAATTGAATGACCATAGAGAGACTCATATCTATACCATCATACAGCAATTGTCAATAATAACTTCCTCGTATTTAATCTCAGGGTACTTCTCTGCAACCTCACGGCAACACTGCAAGCAAAGCCAACTGAAGTCAAGATGATGTTATTAGGTTAAACAATCTGGAATCTCTAATCTATGCATCTGCTAGTGCAGACCTTTAGGAAAAGACCATCAGTTTTCTGCATAATGTTCGCTTTGTGTATTGCagacactctctctcttccatggGTCTTGGCATAGTGAAAAGCATATTCAGCCACCCTCAAACTGGCCTGTCGGGTAATGATCTTGAGGCTTTCAACCACACCTCTGACCACCTAGCATCAAAAGTAGGGAATAATTCCAGATTCATGCACATCTACCATTGCCAACATTCATCTGTATATATCAAAGTACACTTACTTGATGTTCAAGTCCACTGTACTCCCCTTCTGTGTTTTCACGGATAGTAATAAGATTTACATCATCATACCGAGTTTTATAGCCAGGGAGACTGGAGCAAGGCCGAACATTGGCatataaatttaattctttcctTAGAGTAAGATTCAAAGAACGATGACCTTTTCCTATGGGTGTGGCCATAGGCCCTTTCAAGCCTACCCCATTTCGCCGTACAGATTCTAAGCTTTCCCATGTTAGGAAACTTTGAGTTCTAGGATCTATTTGGTCCCCAACGTAGTGCTCCTCCCATTCAATTGGAACATCAGCTGCTTTAAATATCTGTGTAAATTTGTACGATGAAACTAATCTGAACATGACTACATTAGACAAAATGATGAAAGTATCATCGGTAAATATTGGCATCTCACATTCTTGGAGACTCAAACATTCAGATGCAAGCAATACATGTTCTTCAGCAATATATGCAACTTAAGGCATTCTAAAAACAACAATCAACATAGTATCCCATATAATATGACCTGTTCAAATTTTAGGATAAAGTACCAAAAATCGAACATAAATCTATAACAAGGGCCTA
This sequence is a window from Carya illinoinensis cultivar Pawnee chromosome 9, C.illinoinensisPawnee_v1, whole genome shotgun sequence. Protein-coding genes within it:
- the LOC122276278 gene encoding isocitrate dehydrogenase [NAD] catalytic subunit 5, mitochondrial isoform X1, which encodes MASQLIRRVLGSRSRQILSSGANPEANAPFMYRAFSSDSTTIRATLFPGDGIGPEIAESVKEIFKAADVPIEWEEHYVGDQIDPRTQSFLTWESLESVRRNGVGLKGPMATPIGKGHRSLNLTLRKELNLYANVRPCSSLPGYKTRYDDVNLITIRENTEGEYSGLEHQVVRGVVESLKIITRQASLRVAEYAFHYAKTHGRERVSAIHKANIMQKTDGLFLKCCREVAEKYPEIKYEEVIIDNCCMMLVKNPALFDVLVMPNLYGDIISDLCAGLVGGLGLTPSCNIGEGGIALAEAVHGSAPDIAGKNLANPTALLLSGVSMLHHLNLHDKADQIQNAILNTIAEGKYRTADLGGSSSTTDFTKAICSHL
- the LOC122276278 gene encoding isocitrate dehydrogenase [NAD] catalytic subunit 5, mitochondrial isoform X2 codes for the protein MLRIFKAADVPIEWEEHYVGDQIDPRTQSFLTWESLESVRRNGVGLKGPMATPIGKGHRSLNLTLRKELNLYANVRPCSSLPGYKTRYDDVNLITIRENTEGEYSGLEHQVVRGVVESLKIITRQASLRVAEYAFHYAKTHGRERVSAIHKANIMQKTDGLFLKCCREVAEKYPEIKYEEVIIDNCCMMLVKNPALFDVLVMPNLYGDIISDLCAGLVGGLGLTPSCNIGEGGIALAEAVHGSAPDIAGKNLANPTALLLSGVSMLHHLNLHDKADQIQNAILNTIAEGKYRTADLGGSSSTTDFTKAICSHL